A genomic stretch from bacterium includes:
- a CDS encoding acetylxylan esterase has product MANNLSSVSPVKLVFDPAVEGGTPYLIIEPNLQPVDTSHQSIRLTAYALDPPEIIVLDTQEVPVTPTTKYILPHRKKKEILGIRVELGNGSERTVLGEWRALYFPKGKLINYRGSKLLKRPPDFKQFWVQTRAELDSVPMEPELTPISDWVDYHQQKQTSQTGRCYRVKLNSFGGIPIVCYYMVPNEVNPLSGVPSKKKYPAIQIMPGWGAEELPNDRTAQGIITLSVNPRTHGPSKQYFTTPIDQHHLWNITEPKEYYYRQAYMDCLRALDFLVSRPEVDKHRIGLQGGSQGGAFALATAALSPYPIAAVVSNVTYLSNFPDFVYVSTNGSGPTFGQFYTDPNLGDKVRRTLSYIDVANLAPWIQSPTLVCVALQDRVCPPVNGIVALNRIPKTVPKRLVLVPGADHEITDFMRQENEVWQKKYLKY; this is encoded by the coding sequence ATGGCGAATAATCTTTCAAGCGTTTCCCCAGTAAAACTGGTTTTTGACCCCGCAGTGGAAGGTGGAACCCCCTATCTTATTATCGAGCCGAATCTGCAACCTGTTGATACTTCGCATCAATCAATTCGCTTGACCGCATATGCGTTAGACCCGCCGGAAATCATCGTTCTGGATACGCAGGAAGTACCGGTTACACCCACCACGAAATACATTCTACCCCATCGTAAGAAAAAAGAGATACTCGGAATCCGAGTTGAACTGGGTAACGGTTCTGAACGAACCGTACTGGGAGAATGGCGAGCGCTCTATTTCCCGAAAGGGAAATTAATCAACTATCGTGGGTCGAAATTATTAAAACGACCGCCGGATTTTAAACAGTTCTGGGTTCAAACTCGAGCGGAACTCGATTCCGTCCCAATGGAACCGGAACTAACCCCAATCTCGGACTGGGTTGATTACCATCAGCAGAAACAAACCTCGCAGACCGGTAGATGTTATCGCGTAAAACTGAATTCGTTCGGTGGGATTCCTATCGTTTGCTATTATATGGTTCCGAACGAGGTTAATCCGTTATCCGGTGTCCCATCGAAAAAGAAATATCCGGCAATCCAAATTATGCCCGGTTGGGGTGCAGAAGAACTGCCGAACGACCGAACCGCACAAGGAATAATAACCCTTTCAGTTAATCCACGAACGCATGGACCGAGTAAACAATATTTTACAACACCGATTGACCAGCATCATTTATGGAATATAACTGAACCGAAAGAATATTATTATCGTCAAGCATATATGGATTGTTTACGCGCACTAGATTTTCTGGTTAGCCGCCCGGAAGTGGATAAACATCGCATCGGACTACAGGGCGGAAGTCAAGGGGGAGCGTTTGCGTTAGCGACAGCCGCGTTAAGCCCGTATCCGATTGCAGCAGTGGTTTCGAACGTAACCTATCTAAGCAATTTTCCGGATTTCGTTTATGTATCAACCAACGGATCCGGACCGACGTTCGGTCAATTTTATACCGACCCGAACCTTGGCGATAAGGTTCGACGAACGTTATCCTATATTGATGTAGCGAATTTAGCGCCGTGGATTCAATCACCGACATTGGTCTGTGTTGCGTTACAGGATAGAGTATGTCCGCCGGTGAACGGTATTGTTGCCTTGAATCGGATACCGAAAACCGTTCCGAAACGATTGGTTTTAGTTCCCGGCGCAGACCATGAGATAACCGATTTCATGCGGCAGGAAAACGAAGTTTGGCAGAAAAAATATCTCAAATACTAA
- a CDS encoding DUF6266 family protein, whose protein sequence is MAKVTSPLFSFDARGQIGKALVYAVWKGINYVRRYVVPQNPNTVDQQTIRSYFTTAVNAYQAENATTKSAWETYAGNLSRPQSGFNAYVGKYILYMIDHAGVEPTSPFMPPA, encoded by the coding sequence ATGGCAAAAGTTACCAGCCCGTTATTTTCGTTCGATGCCCGTGGTCAAATCGGGAAAGCGTTAGTCTATGCTGTTTGGAAAGGAATCAATTATGTGCGGCGATATGTGGTTCCGCAGAACCCGAATACGGTTGACCAGCAGACAATTCGCAGTTATTTTACTACGGCAGTCAATGCGTATCAAGCGGAAAATGCAACGACAAAATCCGCTTGGGAAACGTACGCAGGGAATTTATCCCGACCGCAGAGCGGGTTTAATGCCTATGTCGGAAAATATATCTTGTATATGATAGACCATGCCGGCGTTGAACCAACCAGCCCGTTTATGCCGCCAGCGTAG
- a CDS encoding GAF domain-containing protein produces MKLLQTPELYQRRLLESVLVIFALIVIVNYFFNESDIFKTVTLTDLYFLPVAIAAVAFGWRWGLITAVASAIAVLIPLVPFRESDTPFRDAVTFGLLVKIFLFFFIGISAGILSDAERRRKEAVKKLNGELEKANQKLQQRVLELTTLYETARQLSATLDINMVMANVLDTAIKSLDGNAGFLYLYDPERNEYSIRAARGNIHNTPRQVTFQTGEEMLAVVARTKKGILVGNIEKTEQFTLEFDNPAQVDIRSIMCVPLIARDQVIGIISLTNRKSSPEWDLSHLNLITMLAAEAAIAVDNATLYQRINTAYIEIIGNLVSSIEPKDVTAVVHSSQTMRLASELAARLGLDEMDTNAVRYVVLIHNLGKVGIDTKLAMRTDVFLNEVRKSLRNIAHTDATALASIRFLERVNPIVKYQHEWFDGTGVPEGRKGNQIPLGSRIVAVIDTFHMLVYPTEPTRSVPENIEKAIAYIRSRSGTQFDPEVVTTFIQLVRTLPQD; encoded by the coding sequence ATGAAACTACTCCAGACACCTGAACTATATCAACGACGATTATTAGAATCGGTTTTGGTTATTTTCGCATTAATTGTTATTGTCAATTATTTTTTCAATGAATCGGATATCTTTAAAACTGTAACCTTAACCGACCTTTACTTTCTGCCAGTAGCTATTGCTGCGGTAGCGTTCGGTTGGCGCTGGGGATTGATTACCGCAGTAGCGAGCGCGATTGCGGTGCTAATACCGCTTGTGCCTTTCCGTGAGAGCGATACGCCATTTCGCGATGCGGTTACTTTCGGGTTACTGGTGAAAATCTTTTTATTCTTTTTCATTGGAATAAGTGCCGGGATATTATCCGATGCGGAACGGCGACGAAAAGAAGCGGTGAAAAAACTCAATGGAGAACTTGAAAAAGCTAACCAGAAATTACAACAGCGGGTCTTAGAACTAACTACACTCTATGAAACCGCACGACAACTTAGCGCTACATTGGATATCAATATGGTTATGGCGAACGTTTTAGATACTGCGATCAAATCGCTCGATGGTAATGCAGGATTTTTATATCTCTATGACCCTGAACGGAACGAATATTCGATTCGTGCAGCCCGTGGAAATATCCATAATACTCCACGACAGGTAACGTTTCAGACCGGAGAAGAAATGCTCGCGGTGGTAGCGCGAACGAAAAAAGGTATTCTGGTCGGTAATATAGAAAAAACTGAACAGTTTACGCTAGAATTCGATAATCCTGCGCAAGTGGATATTCGGTCAATTATGTGTGTGCCGTTAATCGCACGAGACCAAGTTATCGGAATCATTAGTCTAACTAATAGGAAAAGTTCGCCGGAATGGGATTTATCGCATTTGAATTTGATAACCATGCTCGCAGCAGAAGCCGCTATCGCAGTTGATAACGCTACTTTATATCAGCGGATTAATACTGCATACATCGAAATCATCGGGAATCTGGTTAGTTCGATTGAGCCGAAAGATGTTACTGCGGTCGTCCATTCGAGTCAGACTATGCGGTTAGCGAGTGAACTAGCGGCGCGATTAGGGTTAGACGAAATGGATACCAATGCGGTTCGCTATGTTGTTCTGATTCATAACCTTGGAAAAGTTGGGATTGATACCAAACTCGCTATGCGCACTGATGTCTTCTTAAACGAAGTCCGGAAATCGTTACGCAATATCGCTCATACCGACGCAACCGCTCTCGCTTCCATTCGGTTTCTCGAACGGGTTAATCCGATTGTTAAATATCAACACGAATGGTTTGATGGTACCGGAGTACCGGAAGGGAGAAAAGGGAACCAAATTCCGCTCGGGTCACGCATTGTCGCAGTGATAGATACGTTTCATATGTTAGTCTATCCGACAGAACCAACCAGAAGTGTTCCGGAGAATATCGAAAAAGCTATTGCGTATATTCGGTCGCGCTCCGGAACCCAATTCGACCCAGAAGTGGTGACAACGTTTATCCAACTCGTTAGGACTCTACCGCAGGATTAA
- the pstB gene encoding phosphate ABC transporter ATP-binding protein PstB, whose amino-acid sequence MDFHIRTRNLNVYYGSQQALKNITVDIPNKKITAIIGPSGCGKSTLLKSFNRLLDLQEGVTVSGEILVDGENIYSPTVDMMRLRKKMGLLSQRPQVLPLSIYDNIAYGPRIHGVRDKKELDRIVEKYLKLASLWDEVKDRLHSPASRLSLGQQQRLCLARGLAVDPEVILGDEPTSALDPISAEGIEQQFLSLKQTYTIVLVTHILRQAKRLADYVVFLYLGELIEHGPAEEFFNNPKDPKTLAYISGKFLAEQPK is encoded by the coding sequence ATGGATTTTCATATCAGGACTCGCAATCTCAACGTATATTATGGCAGCCAGCAGGCACTTAAGAATATCACTGTCGATATTCCAAATAAGAAGATAACCGCGATCATTGGTCCGTCTGGCTGCGGGAAATCTACCTTGCTGAAATCATTTAACCGGTTACTGGATTTGCAAGAAGGCGTAACGGTTTCTGGCGAAATCCTTGTTGATGGCGAGAATATCTATAGTCCGACCGTAGATATGATGCGCTTGCGGAAAAAAATGGGATTGTTATCGCAACGACCGCAGGTACTTCCATTATCTATTTATGATAATATCGCTTACGGTCCGCGGATTCATGGCGTGAGAGATAAAAAAGAACTTGACCGGATAGTAGAAAAATATCTCAAACTCGCTTCGCTCTGGGATGAAGTGAAAGACCGGCTGCATAGTCCAGCATCACGGTTATCGCTCGGACAGCAACAGCGGTTATGTCTCGCGCGCGGGTTAGCGGTTGATCCGGAAGTCATTCTCGGTGATGAACCGACTTCTGCACTCGACCCGATTTCTGCAGAAGGAATCGAACAACAGTTTCTTTCACTGAAACAAACCTATACCATCGTTCTAGTGACCCATATTTTACGGCAAGCGAAACGATTAGCGGATTATGTAGTGTTCCTTTATCTAGGGGAATTAATCGAACACGGACCGGCAGAAGAGTTTTTTAATAACCCGAAAGACCCGAAAACCCTAGCGTATATTAGCGGGAAATTCCTTGCTGAACAACCGAAATGA
- the pstA gene encoding phosphate ABC transporter permease PstA, protein MDRRKIEENIFKTLMLISTGFIIGILGLILTTIVWKGFTAINWAMLTQTPKGGYYLGKEGGILNAILGSFYLAVGATVLAAILAIPVVLYLNVYLKQNSTLATFVRFIFDVLFGVPSIVYGAFGFAVMLYFGWRASLFAGIIVVAILILPIMARAMDEVLKMVPFELKETGFALGSTRFEVAWHIVFRQAFPGILTGILLAFGRGIGDAASVLFTAGYTDSIPTSVFQPVATLPLAIFFQLGTPFPEVRERGYAAAVILTAIILGISIVSRFLTKKFTKNIVK, encoded by the coding sequence ATGGATAGACGGAAAATAGAAGAGAATATCTTTAAAACCCTAATGCTAATTTCAACTGGGTTTATCATCGGGATACTTGGCTTGATACTAACGACGATTGTCTGGAAAGGGTTCACCGCAATCAATTGGGCGATGTTGACCCAAACGCCGAAAGGCGGATATTATCTCGGGAAAGAAGGCGGGATATTGAATGCTATCCTCGGGTCGTTCTATCTCGCAGTCGGCGCAACGGTTCTTGCGGCGATACTCGCTATTCCGGTAGTTTTATACCTTAACGTATATCTGAAACAGAATTCGACCTTAGCAACGTTCGTCCGGTTTATATTCGATGTCCTTTTCGGTGTGCCTTCAATCGTCTATGGTGCGTTCGGATTTGCCGTGATGCTTTATTTCGGATGGCGGGCGTCGTTATTTGCCGGAATTATTGTCGTCGCTATTCTCATTCTACCGATTATGGCACGCGCGATGGATGAAGTATTGAAAATGGTACCGTTTGAATTGAAAGAGACTGGATTTGCGCTCGGGTCAACCCGATTTGAAGTCGCTTGGCATATTGTGTTCCGGCAAGCGTTTCCCGGGATATTAACCGGTATCCTGCTCGCATTCGGTCGTGGAATCGGCGATGCCGCTTCGGTTTTATTCACCGCAGGATATACTGATTCTATTCCGACCTCGGTATTCCAGCCGGTAGCAACGTTACCGTTAGCAATCTTTTTCCAGCTGGGAACCCCGTTTCCGGAAGTGCGCGAACGCGGGTATGCAGCTGCGGTGATTCTGACTGCAATCATTTTGGGTATAAGTATAGTATCGCGGTTCTTGACAAAAAAGTTTACGAAAAACATCGTTAAATAA
- the pstC gene encoding phosphate ABC transporter permease subunit PstC has translation MQIRKIKDIIASRVMWILTCSAASIIFIIAVGLYLKSAPILKLKPISALLFSSSWQPMRAEFGFFPFIMGTVWVTAVAMLIAVPLCLLTAIYLAEYAKRRTREVVKPVLDVLAGISPVVYGVWGMILIVPTVEVNLRPFLESAVGFIPLFKSSNPTGFSILSGGIVLSIMIIPVIISVSEEVMRAVPFEVREASFALGATKWQTVKHIVFRKAFPGILAAIILGLSRAFGETMAVLMVVGNVAQVPKSVFDAAYPLPALIANNYGEMMSIPLYDSALMFGALILLAVTILFNVVAWSILLRIQRELV, from the coding sequence ATGCAGATTAGAAAAATAAAAGATATCATCGCCAGTCGGGTAATGTGGATTTTGACCTGTTCCGCAGCAAGTATAATTTTCATCATTGCGGTCGGGTTATATCTGAAATCAGCGCCGATTCTTAAATTGAAACCGATTTCAGCATTATTGTTCTCATCATCATGGCAGCCGATGCGCGCTGAGTTCGGGTTTTTCCCATTCATTATGGGAACGGTTTGGGTAACCGCTGTAGCGATGCTGATTGCGGTGCCGTTATGTTTACTCACTGCAATCTATCTAGCGGAATATGCGAAACGCCGAACCCGAGAAGTGGTTAAACCGGTGCTCGATGTTCTTGCGGGTATTTCGCCGGTAGTGTATGGTGTCTGGGGAATGATACTCATCGTGCCAACAGTTGAAGTTAACCTGCGCCCGTTTCTCGAATCAGCGGTCGGGTTCATTCCGTTATTCAAGTCATCAAATCCAACGGGATTTAGTATTCTCTCCGGTGGAATCGTTCTATCAATCATGATAATTCCGGTAATCATTTCGGTCAGTGAAGAAGTGATGCGGGCGGTACCGTTTGAAGTTCGGGAAGCGAGTTTTGCGCTCGGTGCAACCAAATGGCAGACCGTGAAACATATCGTGTTTCGAAAAGCGTTCCCGGGAATACTTGCGGCAATTATCCTCGGGTTATCGCGTGCGTTCGGGGAAACGATGGCAGTCCTGATGGTGGTCGGGAATGTAGCACAGGTGCCGAAATCAGTTTTCGATGCAGCGTATCCGCTACCCGCGCTTATTGCCAATAACTATGGGGAAATGATGTCAATCCCGTTATATGATTCCGCATTAATGTTCGGTGCCTTGATTCTATTAGCCGTAACCATACTATTTAACGTGGTTGCGTGGAGCATCTTGTTACGGATTCAGCGAGAACTCGTTTAA
- a CDS encoding substrate-binding domain-containing protein, with product MKKQFGRYIVCLGVGLVISLSGCGQKSQAPKKTISISGAWAIYPTAVKWAEEFQKLHPEVRIDVSAGGAGKGATDAISGLVDIGMVSREPDPAEIQKGAFPILILHDAVFPTINSKNPAVNLLKRNGMTQKQLADIWIYGTITAWNQVVKTLPAYKQIHIFTRSDACGAAATWAKFLGNKKQEDLRGVGVYGDPGMLDAVNRDVLGIGYNNFSFVYTREGNVVPGITIIPIDANNNGIADPQEILDTRVQAKSAIEQGTYPAGRKNYFFTKGKPKGLVKEFIQFALSEEGTKFVDEVGTSLPLPKSEREKVIKSLE from the coding sequence ATGAAAAAGCAGTTTGGGCGGTATATCGTATGTTTAGGAGTAGGATTAGTTATTTCATTAAGCGGTTGCGGGCAGAAATCTCAGGCACCTAAAAAAACAATAAGTATTTCTGGGGCATGGGCAATATATCCGACCGCAGTGAAATGGGCGGAAGAATTTCAGAAACTCCATCCGGAAGTGCGGATTGATGTCTCTGCCGGTGGTGCAGGAAAAGGGGCAACGGATGCGATATCTGGTCTCGTTGATATCGGGATGGTCAGCCGTGAGCCCGACCCAGCGGAAATCCAAAAAGGCGCATTTCCAATTCTAATTTTACACGATGCAGTGTTTCCGACAATAAATAGTAAAAATCCAGCAGTGAATCTATTGAAACGGAATGGAATGACGCAAAAGCAGCTTGCAGACATTTGGATTTATGGGACAATAACCGCTTGGAATCAGGTAGTAAAAACACTTCCTGCGTATAAACAAATCCATATTTTCACCCGGTCGGATGCCTGTGGTGCTGCAGCGACCTGGGCGAAATTTCTCGGGAATAAGAAGCAGGAAGATTTACGAGGTGTAGGCGTTTATGGCGACCCCGGGATGTTAGATGCGGTCAATCGCGATGTTCTAGGTATCGGATATAACAATTTCAGTTTCGTTTATACTCGAGAAGGGAACGTCGTACCCGGGATAACTATTATCCCCATCGATGCGAATAATAATGGTATAGCTGACCCGCAAGAAATTCTTGATACTCGGGTGCAAGCGAAATCTGCTATTGAACAAGGAACCTATCCCGCCGGACGGAAAAATTATTTCTTCACCAAAGGGAAACCGAAAGGGTTAGTGAAAGAGTTTATCCAGTTTGCATTAAGTGAAGAAGGAACCAAATTCGTTGATGAAGTCGGGACGAGTTTGCCGCTACCGAAATCGGAACGAGAGAAGGTTATTAAATCTCTCGAATAG
- a CDS encoding Rrf2 family transcriptional regulator, translating to MKLSTKGEYASRAMLELSLKYNQGVVSIQDIAKRMDLPVKYLEQILLALKNAGFVHSKRGIAGGYYLAKPPDMITVGQVIRVMDGPLAPISCVSQMAYEKCKEEPYCGLRTLWLEVRNAIADILDKTTFADLCERQKALEKEASTSSEMYHI from the coding sequence ATGAAACTTTCTACGAAAGGTGAATATGCTTCGCGAGCGATGCTTGAGTTATCGCTCAAATATAACCAAGGGGTAGTCTCAATTCAGGATATTGCAAAACGAATGGATTTACCGGTTAAATATCTTGAACAGATTCTATTAGCGCTCAAGAATGCTGGGTTTGTGCATAGTAAACGTGGTATTGCTGGCGGGTATTATCTAGCGAAACCGCCGGATATGATTACTGTCGGTCAAGTTATTCGCGTTATGGATGGACCGCTAGCTCCGATAAGCTGTGTCAGCCAGATGGCATATGAGAAGTGTAAAGAAGAACCGTATTGTGGACTACGAACGCTATGGCTTGAAGTGCGGAATGCAATTGCGGATATCCTAGATAAGACGACTTTTGCCGACCTTTGCGAGCGACAAAAAGCTTTGGAAAAAGAAGCGTCAACCAGTTCTGAAATGTATCATATCTAA
- the lptE gene encoding LPS assembly lipoprotein LptE, translated as MTRIIQHKIIQHKRDKNFVISIFFRICATANFLLLIAYWITGCAQIPPNNLPGSVRTIYVQMFSNDTFQYGMEEKLTNAVVKELIMDKRLQVVNNPATADVVLSGTITNYTQNILATDRSGEVDLYSLSLTASFTLKDTRTNEIIRQRKAVLATTTYVPKRSRIEYENEQDARTRLITDLADEIVARIFEK; from the coding sequence ATGACCCGAATAATTCAACACAAAATAATTCAACACAAAAGGGATAAAAATTTCGTTATCAGCATATTTTTCCGAATCTGCGCTACCGCAAACTTCCTCCTGCTTATTGCTTACTGGATAACCGGTTGTGCGCAGATTCCGCCGAATAATCTACCCGGTTCGGTGAGAACTATATATGTTCAGATGTTTAGCAACGACACGTTCCAATATGGGATGGAAGAGAAGTTAACCAATGCGGTTGTGAAAGAGTTGATTATGGATAAACGGTTGCAGGTAGTGAATAATCCTGCGACCGCCGATGTGGTTTTATCCGGAACGATAACTAATTATACCCAAAATATTCTGGCGACCGACCGTTCAGGTGAAGTAGATTTATATTCGTTATCACTGACCGCATCGTTTACTCTGAAAGATACCCGCACGAACGAAATTATCCGGCAACGGAAAGCAGTTCTCGCTACGACAACCTATGTTCCCAAACGTTCCCGTATCGAGTATGAAAACGAACAGGATGCCCGCACCCGCCTTATCACCGACCTTGCTGACGAAATCGTCGCTCGGATTTTTGAAAAATGA